In Flavivirga abyssicola, the following are encoded in one genomic region:
- a CDS encoding Lrp/AsnC ligand binding domain-containing protein, whose product MKSKNKPIIIDGIDKKILRALTEDARTPILEIARNVGISGAAIHQRLRKLEKSKLISGSQFVIDPKVLGYSTMTFVGIHLEKAVNTEDVIRALKKIPEVLECHYTTGDWNLFIKMLAYNNNHLMLLLNNKIQTIVGVSRTESIISLDQQINRQIRI is encoded by the coding sequence ATGAAGTCTAAAAACAAGCCTATAATAATTGATGGGATTGATAAAAAAATACTGCGTGCATTAACGGAAGATGCCAGAACACCTATTTTAGAAATAGCCCGTAATGTTGGTATTTCTGGTGCTGCTATTCATCAACGTTTACGAAAATTAGAAAAATCGAAGCTTATTTCTGGTTCGCAGTTTGTTATCGACCCTAAAGTTTTAGGCTATTCAACCATGACTTTTGTTGGTATTCATCTTGAAAAAGCTGTAAATACGGAAGATGTTATCAGGGCTTTAAAAAAAATCCCCGAAGTCTTAGAATGTCACTACACAACTGGAGACTGGAACCTCTTCATCAAAATGCTGGCTTATAACAACAACCATCTAATGCTGTTGTTAAACAACAAGATTCAAACCATTGTTGGTGTTTCAAGAACGGAATCTATTATTTCTTTAGACCAGCAAATTAATAGACAGATACGTATATAA